The Streptomyces spororaveus genome includes a region encoding these proteins:
- a CDS encoding NUDIX hydrolase, producing MNLSEHTVYKNRWFDVNLADVELPDGRHLDHFVIRLRPVAVATAVNEADEVLLLWRHRFITDSWGWELPAGVVEDGEDIAAAAAREMEEESGWRPGPLHHLMTVEPSNGLTDARHHLYWADGATHIGHPEDDFESSRREWVPLKLVPDMIARGEIPAANMAAGLLLLHHLRLGRP from the coding sequence ATGAACCTGAGTGAGCACACCGTGTACAAGAACCGATGGTTCGACGTGAATCTCGCCGATGTGGAACTCCCCGACGGCCGGCACCTGGACCACTTCGTGATCCGGCTGCGTCCGGTCGCCGTCGCCACGGCCGTCAACGAGGCGGACGAGGTGCTGCTGCTCTGGCGGCACCGCTTCATCACCGACAGCTGGGGCTGGGAACTGCCCGCCGGGGTGGTCGAGGACGGTGAGGACATCGCCGCCGCTGCGGCTCGTGAGATGGAGGAGGAGTCGGGCTGGCGGCCCGGCCCGCTCCACCACCTGATGACCGTCGAGCCGTCCAACGGGCTGACCGACGCCCGCCACCATCTCTACTGGGCGGACGGGGCCACCCACATCGGGCACCCCGAGGACGATTTCGAGTCCTCGCGCCGGGAGTGGGTGCCGCTCAAGCTCGTACCGGACATGATCGCCCGCGGGGAGATCCCGGCCGCCAACATGGCGGCCGGGCTGCTCCTGCTGCACCATCTGCGGCTGGGCCGACCGTAG